Genomic window (bacterium):
GGCGGGATGTTATTTATGCAGTGCGGCGCGTATGTGAGAACAGCGATGCGCCTGAGACGGCAGTTCATCCGGGGACGATAAACGTAAGGAGAGCCGGAAGATGAAAGAAACGCCCGTGGTCGTTCTGGCAGTGATAAGCGTGAAGAAAGGCAAGGAGGCCGAGGCCGAGACCCTGATGCGGGAGCTGATCCCGCCCACCCGTGCCGAGGCCGCCTGTATCAACTACAACCTGCACCGTCTGTGCGGGGACGGCAGCGTGTTCATGTTCCACGAGACCTGGGCCAGCCGTGCGAAACTGGATCAGCACCTGGCCACGCCGCACCTGACCGGGTTCCTGAGCCGGGTGGAGCCGCTGCTGACCCAGCCGGCCGAGGTGAAAGTCTGGGAGAAGATCGACTGAGTAAAACGTGCAGGCTGACCTGACATAAAAAAGGGGGCGACCCGCATCCGGGCCGTCCCCTTTGTGTTTCCTGTCAACTGGACCGCAAGGACAT
Coding sequences:
- a CDS encoding antibiotic biosynthesis monooxygenase, coding for MKETPVVVLAVISVKKGKEAEAETLMRELIPPTRAEAACINYNLHRLCGDGSVFMFHETWASRAKLDQHLATPHLTGFLSRVEPLLTQPAEVKVWEKID